A segment of the Lolium perenne isolate Kyuss_39 chromosome 3, Kyuss_2.0, whole genome shotgun sequence genome:
TATGCTTTTCTTTCGGTTTTTAATTCAAATCATCTACCGGGGCTGCCGTATGGGGGGCGCCGGTGTGTGAGCAGCTCCCCTAAATGAAGGATGTTGTACCGGCGCCTCCATACGATAGTGCCGGCGCCTCTGCCGGCGACTATTTGGGACGCGTtcggtgaagatgctcttacTATCTATGTTACTTCCACTATAAGTAGTCTTAGATAAATGAGAAATCACCAAAACTGCCCAAGTCATCAATCTACTGGAAAGTCTAGAATATGACAAATACGGTTCAGGAGTATAAATTAGTTTAGTGTAAAGCCAAATCAAATGTGTAAGGGTGCGGCCGTGCGGGCACGGGTATAGTAGAGAGGTTGCGCCGCTAACTGAAATCTTGGACGTGCCTCTCGTCCCCACCACCACCAGTCGCCGGGATGCGAAGCGGCCGTTGGTGGGGCGGCGGTGCGCACGCCCCAACCGTCAgggtgcccactcctcctcttccTTTAAAGCTCGCCtcatcctcctctccctctcccccATAAACCCACGCCGCGAGCCGCGGAGACCCTCGCGATGGCCACCAATCGCCGCGGCGGCGGCAGGCTTCCTGGCAACGGCGATTTCGCCGCAATGGCTGCTCGTGGAAGAGGTAAGGGTTCTTTTACCCGTATCGTCCTCCCTGTTGCTTCCTTTTTCTTCAGTTGCGGATTCGTATTACTGGGTTTCGTTGCTTCGGGGATCGGTTCTTTCGTGAGCGCCGAGGGGGTAATGCTGCTTCGTGTAGGTACGGAATTGCTTGTCTTCGTTTGGGCGTTTTGTTCATCTGATCGCCCGGAGCGATGGCGGTTGTCTGCTTCATCTATTCGTCCCATCTCTGCAGACTTCTTTTTTATTCATATTATTATTTCGTGTTTTTTGGGGAACAGGAAAATTACAGATCTATCTGTAAATGAAATTCGCAAAACTAAGAGAGTGCCATCTGTATTTTCCGATCATGTATTAAATGAACTTCGCAAAACTAAGACAGTGTCATCTGTATTTTCCAATCATGTATTTATTAATTCAGAGTTCTTACGGCTGCGATCCTACTTCTCAGAACGATTCATTACCCTGTTTGTGTAAGACTCGCTGTACTTGATCCTACTGTACCCTTTGAGCCATATTAACAATTCGTTAATTGCATTTCAAGTGTATGTAGAAATGATCTAGTCCTGGTTTTTGCCTGGTTTGGGCAAACTACCAGAATGCAGGTTCTTCTTTTTGCCTGGTAAATTGCAAAAGAAATAAAGAATTGCCTGTCTTTCTTTCGGTACTATACTAATCTGAAAATTTGTAAGCTCTAGTGAATTGGAAGTTCGAAATCGGACAGTATCATACTCATTCGGTCCTTACTATTTTTCTCTCAAAAACATACACATTACTAACTGTGATATATATATGCTTTTGCTTAATTTAGGCTCAATACCACTGTATGGTATACAGATTGTGAACTTGTTTGCTTTCTTGTTCCcctgttttattcatactatctTGTTTTATCTTATATCATACTCATGCATTACCAGTTACTGACTAGCGTATCTTTGATTCATCACCAGCTGGCCTAAGTATGCTAAAGCTTATAAAAAATAACCGTCTTGGTTGTGTCCAAGAAAATTGCTGCTAAAAACAACCTTCCCTAAGGATTCTTGCCACAACTTGCGATTAGAAACTTAAAACTAGCTTAACTGGGTAGTTCTTGCCAAGCCCTACTTCGGCTTCCAACCAGATACCACCTTACAGTGAGATACATATTTTTTTTATGAACCCTTAGATACCTGTATCAGTCAACAATTGAAGCTTGCATGGCCTTTTAATTTTCACTTTCACTACTGTGATAAGTATGGTTGCTGTACTGCCGTGAATGTTTGCAGCTTTTTCTGCATGTAAGTCTGCAGCCTGATTCATGTACCTTGCTCCCATCATAGAACTTTGATTAACAATTATTATAGTCATCATCTTTCTCacttgttgtctacaacatttttCAATTGTTGATATCTACTTGCCGTACGCGAAAACATATGTTTTGATTGCTCTATCTAACCATGCGTAATCATGTCCTGCATACAGGGGGTAGTTGGATCAAGACACCAGGGCAAGCAGCTGGTCGGGGACAAAGGGCACCAGTGAGTTCCTCATCAAATGCTTCACCTGCTATAGCACGGCAAGCTTGGAATCGCAATGAAGGTTCTTCATGTCCTCCGTGGAACAACTCTACTGTACCTTCTGATCGTAGGCCTACTGCCAGAGACAATCCCAAGCCACCATCACAAACAAATTCAAGAGAACCAGAAAGGAAAGCAGTACCAAACTATGTTGTGACTCCACCTCTGGCAAATGGTTGGAAGTGGAGGTCTCGACCATCTGGTCCGGAAAGCAACAAGGTCAATGTTCCCTCATCTAGTTTTGACCCTGAAATTGACAGTTCTGATGTTGAGGATTCGTCAGACGATGATATGAGTGATGAGTATGACTCTGATGCAAGTGCAAAAAGTTTTAAGACCCGGAAAATGAACAAGTGGTTCAAAAGCTTTTTTGAAGAGATCAATTCCTTAACTGTGGAACAAGTAATTGAGCCGAATAAGCAATGGCATTGTCCAGCATGCAAAAACGGTCCTGGGGCAATTGACTGGTTCAAAGGGCTACAATCTTTGGTGACACATGCTAGTACAAAGGGCTCTAGAAGGGTTAAACTCCACAGAGAATTGGCAGCATTGCTAGAAGATGAGATGTCCGGCAGGGGAACTACAATGGTCCCATCTGGCGAGCAGTTTGGGAAATGGGCAGGGTTGAGAGGAGTCACTGATCGTGAGATAGTGTGGCCACCAATGGTTATTGTCATGAACACCTTATTGGAAAAAGATGATGCTGACAAGGTGATGTAGTTTCTGCCTTCAGCTAACACTTCTCCTTTATTTTTAGTGTTGTATCTTCAACCTTGTCTACTAGTAGTTGATgtttttttctttctatgttatgcatctctctgctattttttatttgatatctaaaatttCGTATTCAATTTTGACAAAACTAAAGATTAAAGAACAAAACTATTATGTTTCTTTGCATATTCTTCTCAATCTTTTTAGAGTCTTTCGTTCTCTTCTTGCACATGTGGCTCTTATTACCATTATTCGTACTCTTCTTGGCATGGCCGCTGTTCATGAGTTGTCTATCCCTTAGCTTGATTTCAATATCATTTTTACATCGATTCATGGTAGGACGTGAACTTCTCGCTTAATACAAATTCGTCTTTCTACAGTACTGTGTTGACATGGACACATGGTATAGTAGGTGAATCAGTTCATGCGTATGTGTTTGATTGGTAGCATTTGTATAAGTGCATCTTTAAAAGGGCTTGATGATGAAATCAATGCTGCGGGCATCATTTGACTGATTAATAGATTCCATTTTCCCCAGAAAGCAAAAGGAGCATTTTTAAATCTTTCAAGATTTCTACAATGTTGTTTATTCTATTCTGATCCTGCTATTCTTTGATGGTCTCTAGTGGATAGGCATGGGCAACCCAGAACTACTTGATTATTTCAGTGAATATGATCCAACCAAAGCACGCCATTCCTATGGTCCAGGTGGGCACCGTGGCATGAGTGTGCTAATATTTGAAAGCTCAGCTGTGGGTTATATGCATGCAGAACATCTGCACAAGCACTTCGTAAGTCAAAATACAGACAGGGATGCATGGCAGAAAAAAATGCCTCGATTCTTACCAGGTGGCAAAAGGCAATTATATGGTTTCTTAGCCAAAAAAGAAGATATGGAAGATTTCAATAAGCATTGCCAGGGTATTAACGTTTAACCTTTTTTCATGCATTAGGTGCTTTGGCTTCCGTGCAATTGCTCATTCAGTAAATACCTTTTGTTTCTGAGCTTTTGTTGGCTAAATTCTCTGAGACCAACGATAGTTGATGCGAATGAAATGATGTGTTCTTCCCTATCTTGGCATGAAAACATAGTCTAATTCTTGCGATATTTATTTTAGGTTTCATATTGGCAATTTGGCAATATGTGAATCAATGAGAGTATATTTGAAGAAGTGTACAACATGCCTATTAGTTAATTAAAATCCTACTCACTAGTGTACTTAATTATTATTTAGATCAATGCACCACCTGTTTGTGCAGGAACCGACGTCAATCAAACATTTGGCCGAATGCTTCTCTATGCCTTACTTTTGTTTTAATATTTTTCATAACAATATGCATCAACCACACATGTTGCGAATAAATGTTTTGTTCTATTGTATTATTGATCATCTCCCATTTGGAGACTATTTATATGAATGTGTCCTGCAAGTTTAGTAAAGTCCAAAATATTCTCAAAATAAATGCATCACCACACAACCTGTTATGCATCTACTGGATAGGACCTGAAGTATTACATTATTTTCATAGCAGATACATTGCCTGTTGCACTATAGTTTTGGATAACTAGTTtattatatttttcaggaaagagTCGTCTAAAATATGATATGAGGTCTCATAATGAGATGGTAGTGCTACAAATGAAACAAATGAGCGAAGAAAATCAGCAGCTGCATTTGATGAAGAACAGGATGGTTAAGACAGAGCAATACAAAAAATCTGTAGAAGAATCGTTTTGTGATTTGGCCCAGAAATATCGAGAGATTATGGCAGAGAAAAAAGTCCTCATTGATAGAGTCGGAGAGAAGCACTCAGATCATGAGGAAGAGGTAATGCTTGCTTAATGATTTATGTGCATTTCAGTGACTGCAATTCTGAAAGGCATATTCAACAGTTTAAAGAAATTTGCTGGTGGCTCCAGTTTGATTTCATTTACTCCCTTTTCTCACCTTGTGTTTCTATATTTGCAGATGCATTCGCAGGAGAAATTTTTCTTTGATCAGATAGAAAACATTCAGAAGGCCATGGAGGAGAAAGAAGCTGAATTTGATGAGTTACTGCAAGTGGAGAGTGCTAAATTTGAGAAGTTGCTGCAGGAGGAGCGTGCTGAATCTGAAAAGTTGCTTCAGGAGGAGCGTGCAAAGGCTAGACAATGTGATGTTGATTCTGGGACTAGCGAAAACTGCAGGCTAAGGTGGGTAACTGGCACTCAGTTGGATGATTATGTGTCGTTCTGCGACATGAGATATGATTGAATCAAGTATTCTCTAGATTAACCATGTCATGTACTTGTCTTCTCCAACTTACCCCGAAATAGTGAAATGCTATCTACTTTTACATAATCATACTATTTTATCCTTTGCAGGAAGGAACAAGCACAGCGTTTCATAGATTGCCATGTCAAGGACGTGGAGGACTTCAAGGCTGAAAGAGATGAACTGATAAAAGCgcacgagaagaagaaggcggagCTCGAGAAGGAGCTCGATGCTGCTCTCACGGCTCTGATGGAGAAACACAAGCCAGACACCTTCCAGGCCTCCAACTCGTGATGCTCATAAAACCTGAACCCTATATGTATGTCAATGATCAGGAGACCTGAACCAGTGGAGTGTTGAGTGTATCGGTAGCATTTGTTACCATCATCTAATAATTGCTTCGAAATCCGTTTTTAAGCATATCCACTATCCAGGTTCTCTTCTCATCTTGCTCTGCCTCGAAAGCAATTCCTCCAATGCTTCTGGCTTTTTCTGTCCGTTCATGATCGAGACTTACATATGTACTACAATATAGGTTGGTTGAGACTTTACTAGTACGATAAAATATGAGCGGACACTACATGCTAGGATTTTAAGACAAGAACAGTCATTTCCATGACATTCTGCAGTCAATTGATGCATTCAGCCAGAGAAGCAGACAGTTTCCGTCGTGTTTGATGAACCACCTCCTCATACCAGTGTATTCACCAATACTCACGTTTGATGGATGAATCAGATGATCAACGACTTTCATAGATCGGACTAAATAACTGATTGaccattttggcaaggtgtctggTTAATGAGCCATCGACTGAATGAACTGGGTGATTCTGTGAACTCATCTCAATCTCCAGttagacaaaaaaaaaaaaaactggatAATGTAAAAGTGCACCACCAACTGAAAAGTAATACAGTAGAAAAAGATTGATAACATAACAGGGGTGATtgacagttttggacatacagtgGAAATTATGTGCTCTGGACAGTAATGAACGAATTAATAATTTGTAGTGGAAAAGAGAAGGCCACTGAAATAGATGCCCCATATACTTGATAATTATGGAACCGGCACCTAAGCAGATTCATAGAATGAGTACCGTACAAAATAAAATTTGAAAATCTCCAACTATTAATTATAAAAGAATCAAGTAATTAAGAGTTTTGAAatgtaaaaataataaaatatgcACATACAAAAGACATAAACATGCATGTCTCCGAAACACCGAGACAAGGACACAGAATATATACAACCACGAAGATAAAAAAAAAGACCAGACAACATTCTACTTACACAAATATATACACAGGCAAGCTGCAACACATCGCCGGCCAGATGAACGTTGCATGGACTCAGACGTGGCTCTTGATGGCGGAGCTGTAGCCCGTGCGGTCGTCGTAGAACTTGGACCACAGCATGACGCCGCCGTACTTGGGCGAGCCCTTGATAAGCGGCAGCACGCGCGACGTGAGCACGCCGGCGGGCACGAATCCGGTGCCCGCCGCGTCCTTGGAGGCCGGCAGTCCTAGGAAGATCTTCCCCGCCGGCACCGACTCCCACCTCTTCCATGCGTCCATGAATGCCTGGCGCCCCGCGTTGAACTGGCACTCCGGATTGTTATAGAACTGCACCCACACGTAATCGAACAGCCCCGTGTTGATCGCGCCACCGTCCCACTCGTCAGGGAACGGGCACTGCGGCGCCGCGCTTAGCAGCACGTGCTTGTCGGCGTCGATGTTGTtgcccaatttcttgaggtcactcGCGAGATTGTTCCAGAACTTGGTGCCGCCGAGCTCGATGTCGAAGTCGATGCCGTCGAGCACGGCGTCGCCGAGGGGGCGGGACGACGAGGTGCCTCCCAGGTAGTTGTTCCAGAGGTACATGGCGACCTGTCGCGCGTCACCGGGAGACGATAGTCCGTAGcttccgtcgccgccgccgatggAGAGCAGGACCTTGACGCCGCCGCTCTGGCACGACTTGATGTCCTTGCTCTGGCTTTTACAGCCACCTGACGATGCGTCGCAGTGGCTGCCGAGGTCCAGCTGCGGCCTCTGGCCTTTGCCGAACTTGGGGAGGAAAGCGAGGATGACGAACTCGTAGTTCCCGGACGCGCACGTCTCGGCTAGCGAAGCCTCGCCGTCGTTCTGGCCCCAGTAGACGGCGATGCTGCCGGCATGGCACGTAGCGAGGAGCGCCACGAAGAGGGTGGCAGTGAGCTGGAAGGGAGTCAGGGATCTGCATCTGCTTGCCATAGCTGGGATGGATCGGACCGTGCCTAGCTGCGCTAGATACTCCAGTACTACTGGGTACAGTGGAGAGAGAAAGCTCAGGCAGTGAGGAGTGCCCCGTATTTTGAGCTGTGATGTGGAGATTGCATAATAGATGCGTTTTCGTTTTATAGTGGTGAAGCGTCAAAGTGTGGTACGATCCTGGATGCAGTTTTTTTACTAGCTTCCGTGCCGTCCCACGTCCGCTCTGAAATTACCGAGTGGTTGCGGTTAAGTAAAGCTTAGGGACGGAAACATTTCTTGCAGCGGACTAGGTTCCTGGAGCATGATTAAGTTACTCGGACTGATCAACGGTTCATCAAAGACTAGTAAAGCAGAGCGCCTTCAAATCACAAACACTGCACCGTATTAAACTAGAACGTCAACAAACAATTACGCCTTCTCCTTTGTTCGATGTCTCAGCATTCAGGACGCGGATTTTCTGGCGGAACCGGTTCCTACCGGTGCTCCAACTGCCGTCCGATTTTCCGTAGAGATTCGTGTACGTCTTTAGTGTATACGCAGTTTTTTATTGGTATTGATTGCGAGAGGTACCTACGTTGGTCGTCTACGCGGTACATACGTACGGAGCAAGAGAGTAATATCAGGCCGCCCCCACCGTGAGTCCGTGTCTCCCTTTCCAATCTTTCTCTCAAGATCGATCCAAAATAAAAGCGGCGGCTGCGGCGGAGCGAGACCTGCGGTGAGGCGGACGCCAAACTGTAGCGAGACGGCGAGATAGCGGCCAGGACGGCCGCGCCGTGCATGAGCAAGGGATTACTCTGGAGCTTTGACCTGCAGCGCAGCGCCCTCGGCCTCCTCGATGAGAGCCACCGGAGGAAGACGAGGCGGCCGCCGCCATCTTGTTCATGTGCGGGCTAGGTTTGGGATTCGTTTCCTCTATGTAGGAATTGTTTACTACATAGGTGGTTGCTATTTTTTGTCCGATCTGAAATTCAAGTCTTGTATTCCGTGTGATGTCTACATCATGCAAAGCTctgtagttttatttttctgatatttttgtGTAATAGCCCGGATTGAGAAATCCTTGTCAAAATCCATTAAAAAAATCCGGAATGAGAGAATATTTTGTTGATACAGTATAATATTGGTAAACAAATGTTTCAAATGTCAATGTTGTATGCTATATTTTGTTGATATAATACTGGCTCTTGTTTGGTATGAAATATGTCAGATCTGTTTTATACCAAAATGTTATTGAACCCATACTTGAAACATTTTTGTTCCTTTTATGGAATATTAGCTCAtagataaaaaataaaaatattttgaTTGTTTTCCGAAAAATGAACTGAATCAATTTGAAAACAAAGCAATAAAAATTGAAACATATTTGAATGGCAAATAATCTTTTTATGGAAAGTTTGGAAAATCATATCAAGTGTACCCATTCTTAAACATAAAAAGGAACATATATGGGTTCACTAACCCTTATACGGAGTATTAAATATGTCAGATCTCTTTTATACCAAAATGTTAGTGAACCCATACTTGAAACATTTCTTGTTTGTTTTATGGAATTAGCTCACATATTAACAAAATATTTTGATTGTCTTAAAAAATTaactgattttttttgaaaacaAAGCTATAATTGAAACATATTTGAATGACAAATATTTTTGTGAAGAAACTTGGAAAATTATGTATGACCCTTATATGAAATATGTCATATTTCTTCTATACCAAAATGTTAGTGAACCCATACTTGAAACATCTCTGTTTGTGTTATGGAATTAGCTCGCAGATAAAAAAATAAACATTTTGATtgtttttcaaaaaaaataacTGGAACAATTTGAAAACAAAGCAAATAAATTAAACATATGTGAATgacaaaaaaaaatggaaaacttGCAAAATTATCCAAGTGTCCCATATATTTGATTGAAATATTTGTTCTTATTTTCAAACCAGCGAGGTTTCAAAATCGTGATTGGAAAACTACAGAAACTTGCGCTTTTAAAAATCATGAGGCCGTCTCTGCTGCCGAAAAGAAAGGATCTCTGTGCGGGGCTGAGGTGGTTGGTTGagaacagtttttttttttttttgatatggagaacagttATTGCTAGCAGAGGCAGAACGAACGTGGGTGGGCCCAGGCCAAAGAACAAGGCATCAAATGATAGAAAATGAACCGATACGAGGGAATACGTCTCGGATACCTGAGGAGGTGGTGCATGCTGATTGGTGGACGGGACACCGGTAGGAACCGGTTCCGCCAGAAAAGACTTTCCCTTCAGCAGAGTCCCAGCTGGCAGAACGCATATACAAAGTCTTATATAGTTGTGTTTTTTGTACACTAGTCTTATACAGTTGTGGATCGTTTGTTGCGGCACGCAGTGCAGCTAGTTTTACTATTAACCCGGGTTGAAAGCGACCTCGGCGATGGGCCACTGCCGGAAAAAAGATCTCTACCTACTACCAAAATTACAAGGTAAAGGCCTAAAAGCACTCAACAAAGTCTCATCAAAGGCCACAGCCGGAGACAGTTACTCAATACCGGCCTATTAGCTTATGCAATGTAATTTATA
Coding sequences within it:
- the LOC127344352 gene encoding protein SUPPRESSOR OF GENE SILENCING 3 homolog codes for the protein MATNRRGGGRLPGNGDFAAMAARGRGGSWIKTPGQAAGRGQRAPVSSSSNASPAIARQAWNRNEGSSCPPWNNSTVPSDRRPTARDNPKPPSQTNSREPERKAVPNYVVTPPLANGWKWRSRPSGPESNKVNVPSSSFDPEIDSSDVEDSSDDDMSDEYDSDASAKSFKTRKMNKWFKSFFEEINSLTVEQVIEPNKQWHCPACKNGPGAIDWFKGLQSLVTHASTKGSRRVKLHRELAALLEDEMSGRGTTMVPSGEQFGKWAGLRGVTDREIVWPPMVIVMNTLLEKDDADKWIGMGNPELLDYFSEYDPTKARHSYGPGGHRGMSVLIFESSAVGYMHAEHLHKHFVSQNTDRDAWQKKMPRFLPGGKRQLYGFLAKKEDMEDFNKHCQGKSRLKYDMRSHNEMVVLQMKQMSEENQQLHLMKNRMVKTEQYKKSVEESFCDLAQKYREIMAEKKVLIDRVGEKHSDHEEEMHSQEKFFFDQIENIQKAMEEKEAEFDELLQVESAKFEKLLQEERAESEKLLQEERAKARQCDVDSGTSENCRLRKEQAQRFIDCHVKDVEDFKAERDELIKAHEKKKAELEKELDAALTALMEKHKPDTFQASNS
- the LOC127338679 gene encoding acidic endochitinase-like, with product MASRCRSLTPFQLTATLFVALLATCHAGSIAVYWGQNDGEASLAETCASGNYEFVILAFLPKFGKGQRPQLDLGSHCDASSGGCKSQSKDIKSCQSGGVKVLLSIGGGDGSYGLSSPGDARQVAMYLWNNYLGGTSSSRPLGDAVLDGIDFDIELGGTKFWNNLASDLKKLGNNIDADKHVLLSAAPQCPFPDEWDGGAINTGLFDYVWVQFYNNPECQFNAGRQAFMDAWKRWESVPAGKIFLGLPASKDAAGTGFVPAGVLTSRVLPLIKGSPKYGGVMLWSKFYDDRTGYSSAIKSHV